A portion of the Stigmatella aurantiaca DW4/3-1 genome contains these proteins:
- a CDS encoding DUF2379 family protein — MAKGGQPPPDPASAEMRSAWRRAEAGDVAGARREAHRLLASSASPEDRAQAEELLRRTRTPRALYGFALLAVGILVLLVTLALSRY; from the coding sequence ATGGCGAAAGGCGGACAGCCCCCCCCGGACCCCGCATCCGCCGAGATGCGCTCGGCCTGGAGGCGGGCAGAAGCGGGAGACGTCGCGGGGGCGCGCCGGGAAGCCCACCGCCTCCTGGCGTCCTCTGCTTCCCCGGAAGACCGGGCTCAGGCCGAGGAGCTGCTGCGGAGAACCCGGACGCCCCGGGCCCTCTACGGATTTGCCCTCCTGGCCGTGGGAATCCTCGTGCTGCTCGTCACGCTGGCGCTCTCGCGATATTAA
- a CDS encoding beta-ketoacyl synthase N-terminal-like domain-containing protein: MRRVGIFGWGVVAPRSKDIEAFERNLSSAESWLSAFNGFGPDNFLVGMPEFDFAEYKPWIDARFPPGRFTQLEKKSGQPTRFAIGAFIQALQQNPGLEQELQALGIRTHVYVGTGLGDLPTIHDITLTLHRAQRRWDRFWAEPVRNSALRQWQETREPRPGLPPHPETADVLERDEAEEAWWHYWAGQSTELREYLAELKEIEGLGVEGDVESAKLAVIKEKRTRSAKLQKKWSTPEPPWNSVSANLLWNIHNAPAAQISMVGKLTGMTFAPVAACSSFGYGLKLAMDAIQRGDAKAVVLGMADPPPHPLTVGGFYNARVVAADATVSKPLTTLRGTHISGGAVMWIVGDLEHFTAKGFKPLGMEPITVGVSADADHIITPSQAGPSLAIHEALANAHCSPAQMGSWDLHATATPGDFLEVQTLRGLFPESVLVTARKGTFGHGMAVGGGWELTAQYLGYARGNLFPTPLREDELNREIGKVHGRFVYQQGAAAPEGFAGKLSMGVGGINACIISRPWR; this comes from the coding sequence GTGCGCAGAGTGGGAATCTTCGGCTGGGGTGTGGTGGCTCCTCGCTCCAAGGACATCGAGGCTTTCGAGCGGAACCTGTCATCCGCCGAGAGCTGGCTGTCGGCGTTCAATGGCTTCGGCCCGGACAATTTCCTCGTGGGGATGCCCGAGTTCGACTTCGCCGAGTACAAGCCCTGGATCGACGCGCGCTTTCCGCCAGGCCGCTTCACCCAGCTCGAAAAGAAGTCGGGCCAGCCCACCCGGTTCGCCATCGGCGCGTTCATCCAGGCCCTCCAGCAGAACCCGGGCCTCGAGCAGGAGTTGCAGGCGTTGGGCATCCGCACCCACGTCTACGTCGGCACCGGCCTGGGAGACCTACCCACCATCCACGACATCACCCTGACCCTGCACCGGGCCCAGCGGCGGTGGGACCGCTTCTGGGCGGAGCCCGTCCGCAACTCGGCGCTGCGCCAGTGGCAGGAGACCCGGGAGCCCCGGCCAGGCCTGCCGCCCCACCCCGAGACGGCGGATGTGCTGGAGCGGGACGAGGCCGAGGAAGCCTGGTGGCACTACTGGGCGGGCCAGTCCACGGAGCTGCGGGAGTATCTGGCCGAGCTGAAGGAGATCGAAGGGCTGGGCGTGGAAGGCGACGTGGAGTCCGCCAAGCTCGCCGTCATCAAGGAGAAGCGCACCCGCAGCGCCAAGCTCCAGAAGAAGTGGTCCACCCCCGAGCCCCCGTGGAACTCGGTGTCCGCCAACCTCCTGTGGAACATCCACAACGCCCCGGCGGCGCAGATCTCCATGGTGGGCAAACTCACCGGCATGACGTTCGCGCCGGTGGCGGCCTGTTCCTCGTTTGGCTATGGGCTGAAGCTGGCGATGGATGCCATCCAACGAGGCGACGCCAAGGCCGTGGTGCTGGGCATGGCGGACCCGCCGCCGCATCCGCTCACCGTGGGCGGCTTCTACAACGCCCGCGTCGTGGCCGCGGATGCCACCGTCTCCAAGCCCCTCACCACCCTGCGCGGCACGCACATCTCGGGCGGCGCGGTGATGTGGATCGTCGGCGACCTGGAGCACTTCACCGCCAAGGGCTTCAAGCCCCTGGGCATGGAGCCCATCACCGTGGGGGTCTCCGCGGACGCCGACCACATCATCACCCCTTCGCAAGCAGGCCCCAGCCTGGCCATCCACGAGGCCCTCGCCAACGCGCACTGCAGCCCGGCGCAGATGGGCAGCTGGGATCTCCACGCCACCGCCACCCCCGGGGACTTCCTGGAGGTCCAGACGCTGCGCGGCCTGTTCCCCGAGTCGGTGCTCGTCACGGCCCGCAAGGGCACCTTCGGCCATGGCATGGCCGTGGGCGGCGGCTGGGAACTGACGGCCCAGTACCTGGGCTATGCGCGGGGCAACCTCTTCCCCACCCCGCTCCGGGAGGACGAGCTGAACCGGGAGATCGGCAAGGTGCACGGCCGCTTCGTCTACCAGCAGGGGGCCGCCGCCCCCGAAGGCTTCGCCGGCAAGCTCTCCATGGGCGTGGGCGGCATCAACGCCTGCATCATCTCCCGCCCCTGGCGGTGA
- a CDS encoding sigma-70 family RNA polymerase sigma factor, which translates to MANGRKRTKGTASRPRAKRPGATEPQAGAPEEGEEQEAEAVDPESLEPAPEELAEADAEVEELEAPTAPVRALVPVEDTGLARKDPLQAYMAEVTRHPLLKREEEYALAKQYQQTGDVRAAYRLVASNLRLVVKLAHEYHRNPLSLLDLVQEGNIGLMQAVKKYDPERGVKLSSYAAWWIRAYILRYIMDNWKMVKLGTTEAQRKLFFKLRQEQDKLIAQGFEPNPKLLAERLNVTEQDVVEMDQRLGHDEVSIDAPVGDESRASRADRLLPSSAVGAEERLGNEELKELFREKLAEFAQTLEGKERFIFESRLTADEPLTLQDIGDKYGVSRERARQIEAALINRMREFMRERIPDFDLVAVPKG; encoded by the coding sequence ATGGCGAATGGGAGGAAAAGAACCAAAGGAACGGCCTCCCGGCCCCGCGCAAAGCGGCCGGGAGCCACCGAGCCGCAGGCTGGAGCCCCCGAAGAGGGGGAGGAGCAAGAGGCCGAGGCCGTGGACCCCGAGTCCCTCGAGCCCGCTCCCGAGGAACTGGCCGAGGCGGATGCCGAGGTGGAGGAACTGGAGGCCCCCACGGCCCCGGTCCGGGCCCTGGTGCCCGTCGAGGACACGGGGCTGGCGCGCAAGGACCCCCTCCAGGCCTACATGGCCGAGGTGACCCGGCATCCGTTGCTCAAGCGAGAAGAGGAATACGCGCTCGCCAAGCAATACCAGCAAACTGGGGATGTGCGGGCGGCTTACCGGCTCGTGGCCTCGAACCTGCGGCTGGTGGTGAAGCTGGCCCACGAGTACCACCGCAACCCGTTGTCCCTGTTGGATCTCGTGCAGGAGGGCAACATCGGGCTGATGCAGGCGGTGAAGAAGTACGACCCGGAGCGAGGGGTGAAGCTCAGCTCCTATGCGGCCTGGTGGATCCGGGCCTACATCCTCCGGTACATCATGGACAACTGGAAGATGGTGAAGCTGGGGACCACGGAGGCCCAGCGCAAGCTCTTCTTCAAGCTGCGCCAGGAGCAGGACAAGCTCATCGCCCAGGGGTTCGAGCCCAACCCCAAGCTGCTGGCCGAGCGGCTCAACGTCACCGAGCAGGACGTGGTGGAGATGGACCAGCGGTTGGGGCACGACGAGGTGTCCATCGATGCGCCCGTGGGGGATGAGAGCCGGGCCTCGCGCGCGGACCGGCTCCTGCCGTCCTCGGCGGTGGGGGCCGAGGAGCGCCTGGGCAACGAGGAGCTCAAGGAACTGTTCCGGGAGAAGCTGGCCGAGTTCGCCCAGACGCTGGAGGGCAAGGAGCGCTTCATCTTCGAGAGCCGCCTCACCGCCGACGAGCCGCTCACCCTTCAGGACATTGGCGACAAGTATGGGGTGAGCCGCGAGCGCGCCCGGCAGATCGAGGCCGCGCTCATCAACCGGATGCGCGAGTTCATGCGCGAGCGCATCCCGGACTTCGATCTCGTGGCCGTGCCCAAGGGGTGA
- a CDS encoding DEAD/DEAH box helicase: MSDIPQDPTASGTPETETPSRPAEYVADVSFEDLHLSEPLRRAIAERGYTHPTPVQAKAFQPAMEGRDLIVRSKTGTGKTAAFGLPLLEKIPADERRVRALILCPTRELALQVADELRALGKYKGVKVAAIYGGASMKQQEDALEEGTPIIVGTPGRVFDHIGRGNLKLDACDHAVLDEADEMLNQGFYEEVTRILDRLPKNRQVLLFSATVPTDIQNLIARYTTNAETLLLSGDVFTVEHIHHIRYDVSDAFPKPRNLIYVLEKAEPPNAIIFCNTRDDTALVTAVLNRNGFDAELLNGDLPQKERERVMGKVKRGEVAFMVATDIAARGIDISGLEYVINYSLPEDPAVYLHRVGRTGRIGNKGTAINLFSGRELATYTTLEKKYGIKFEKQEMPAPEEAMRLWTERHVRELREGASGTVFEGFLPLAAQLKQRPDADDLVAFLLKYFFSHLRMEKAQAAQEPEQRRETPERKPEGRREGREGREGREGREGREGRKERERGRDRERGDRERAPRTEHAERHARPPRRDEPRRGAGPSLEAGPGEAKLWVNLGTADGLGPGSIATALEDAGAPVGKVVRAELRPTFAYVFVAEEDSTAFEALNGKQHGTKTLRVEKSRPRSERPEGAPRPAPSPDAGPGEVKLWTNLGMDDGLDEAKFTAALEAAGAPAGKVLKVILRPTYGYAYVAEADAPAFDVLSGKQHGEKTLKVERHRPRGAREDRRRERREDPPEVPGQTRLWVNLGKQDGLDDAGLTAALEGAGAPAGKVARIDLRPTYAYVFVADEDADAFEATHGKPHGEKTIKLERAKKR, translated from the coding sequence ATGAGCGACATTCCTCAAGACCCGACCGCTTCGGGCACCCCTGAGACTGAGACACCGAGCCGTCCGGCCGAGTACGTCGCGGACGTCAGCTTCGAGGACCTCCATCTCTCCGAACCCCTCCGGCGCGCAATCGCCGAACGGGGCTACACCCACCCCACCCCCGTGCAGGCCAAGGCCTTCCAGCCTGCCATGGAGGGCAGGGATCTCATCGTCCGCAGCAAGACGGGCACGGGCAAGACGGCCGCTTTCGGACTGCCCCTGCTGGAGAAGATTCCCGCCGACGAGCGGCGGGTGCGCGCCCTGATTCTCTGCCCCACGCGCGAGTTGGCCCTCCAGGTGGCCGACGAGCTGCGGGCGCTCGGCAAGTACAAGGGCGTCAAGGTCGCGGCCATCTACGGCGGCGCCTCCATGAAGCAGCAAGAGGACGCGCTGGAGGAGGGCACCCCCATCATCGTCGGCACGCCCGGGCGCGTGTTCGATCACATCGGCCGCGGCAACCTCAAGCTGGACGCGTGCGACCACGCGGTGCTGGACGAGGCCGATGAGATGCTCAACCAGGGCTTCTACGAGGAGGTCACGCGCATCCTCGACAGGCTCCCGAAGAACCGGCAGGTGCTGCTCTTCAGCGCCACGGTGCCCACGGACATCCAGAACCTGATTGCCCGCTACACCACCAACGCCGAGACGCTGCTGCTCTCCGGCGACGTGTTCACCGTCGAACACATCCACCACATCCGCTACGACGTGTCGGATGCGTTCCCCAAGCCGCGCAACCTCATCTACGTGCTGGAGAAGGCCGAGCCGCCCAACGCCATCATCTTCTGCAACACGCGGGATGACACGGCGCTGGTGACGGCGGTGCTCAACCGCAACGGCTTCGACGCGGAGCTGCTCAACGGGGATCTGCCGCAGAAGGAGCGCGAGCGGGTCATGGGCAAGGTGAAGCGCGGCGAGGTGGCCTTCATGGTGGCCACGGACATCGCCGCGCGGGGCATCGACATCTCCGGGCTGGAGTACGTCATCAACTACTCGCTGCCCGAGGACCCGGCCGTGTACCTGCACCGGGTGGGCCGCACCGGCCGCATCGGCAACAAGGGCACCGCCATCAACCTCTTCTCCGGCCGTGAGCTGGCCACGTACACCACGCTGGAGAAGAAGTACGGCATCAAGTTCGAGAAGCAGGAGATGCCCGCCCCCGAGGAGGCGATGCGCCTGTGGACCGAGCGCCACGTGCGCGAGCTGCGCGAGGGGGCCTCCGGCACCGTCTTCGAGGGCTTCCTGCCCCTGGCGGCCCAGCTCAAGCAGCGCCCGGACGCCGACGACCTCGTCGCGTTCCTGCTCAAGTACTTCTTCAGCCACCTGCGCATGGAGAAGGCCCAGGCGGCGCAAGAGCCCGAGCAGCGCCGGGAGACCCCCGAGCGCAAGCCCGAAGGCCGCCGCGAAGGGCGTGAGGGACGCGAAGGGCGCGAGGGCCGCGAAGGCCGCGAAGGCCGCAAGGAGCGCGAGCGGGGACGCGACCGCGAGCGAGGCGACCGGGAGCGCGCACCCCGCACCGAGCACGCCGAGCGGCACGCCCGTCCTCCGCGCAGGGATGAACCCCGGCGCGGCGCGGGCCCGTCGCTGGAGGCAGGCCCGGGCGAGGCCAAGCTGTGGGTGAACCTGGGCACCGCGGACGGCCTGGGGCCGGGCAGCATCGCCACGGCCCTGGAGGATGCGGGCGCCCCCGTGGGCAAGGTGGTGCGCGCGGAGCTGCGGCCCACGTTCGCCTATGTCTTCGTCGCCGAGGAAGACTCCACCGCCTTCGAGGCCCTCAACGGCAAGCAGCACGGCACCAAGACGCTGCGGGTGGAGAAGAGCCGCCCTCGCAGCGAGCGCCCCGAGGGCGCGCCGCGCCCGGCCCCTTCGCCCGACGCCGGTCCAGGCGAGGTGAAGCTGTGGACCAACCTGGGCATGGACGATGGCCTGGATGAGGCGAAGTTCACCGCCGCGCTGGAGGCCGCGGGTGCCCCCGCCGGCAAGGTGCTCAAGGTCATCCTCCGCCCCACGTACGGCTACGCCTACGTGGCGGAGGCGGACGCCCCGGCCTTCGATGTCCTCAGCGGCAAGCAGCACGGCGAGAAGACCCTCAAGGTGGAGCGTCACCGGCCCCGGGGCGCGCGCGAGGACCGGCGCCGCGAGCGCCGCGAGGATCCGCCCGAGGTGCCTGGACAGACCCGCTTGTGGGTGAACCTGGGCAAGCAGGACGGGCTCGACGACGCGGGCCTCACCGCCGCGCTCGAGGGCGCGGGGGCGCCGGCGGGCAAGGTGGCCCGGATCGACCTCCGGCCGACCTACGCCTACGTCTTC